GTGCCCTGCTCATCTACCTGTTTGAGCGCACCGCCTTTTTCCAGGGTCAATCGTGGGACCAGATCTTGTTCTACTCGCTGTTTCACTCGGTTTCTTCCCGAAGTGGCGGTCTGGCAACCATGGATATCAGCCTGCTCTCTACGCCTACGCTGATCATGCTGTCAGGGATGATGTTCATCGGTGCCTCTCCGAGTAGCGTCGGCGGGGGGATTCGGACGACGACCTTCTTTGTACTGGTCGCGGCTGTTTTTGCCAATATGCGAGGCTTCAAGGATGTCAAAGTATTTGGCAGGGAGCTCGTGGACGAAGATATCATGCGTTCGTTCATGGTATTTTTTGTCGCCATCATTCTCGTCTTCACAGCTGTCATGCTGCTGGTTTGGCTGGAGGATTTGCCCTTCCAGCACATCCTTTTCGAGGTGTGTTCTGCCTTTGGTACGACGGGTTTGTCCACTGGCATCACTTCGCATCTCGGTTCGGGCGGGAAACTAATTCTCGTCGTCACCATGGTCGTGGGACGGATAGGCATTATCAACCTGCTGCTATTCCTCAAACGTAAAGATCGGATTGTCCGCTACCATCACCCGAAAGAGCGTGTGATCATCGGACAGTAATCAAAAGAACAAGGCCTGTGTGACTTTACCCTCACACAGGCCTTTGCATTACTTGTATTTTTCATGCAGCTGGGCTGCGATGATATTTTTCTGAATCTCGGATGTGCCTTCGTAAATTCTCGTAATGCGTGCATCACGGTAAAAGCGCTCAATCGGATACTCAGCAATATACCCGACGCCGCCATGAATCTGTACCGCTTTGTCCGCTACCCGATTGTACGTCTCTGATCCGAGCAGCTTGACCATCGCCGCTTCTTTGATCACTTTCATCTGTTGATCGACCATCCATGCGACACGGTAGACCATCGAGCGCAGTGCCTCTGTCTCCATGGCCATTTCAGCTAAGTAATGCTGGATTATTTGCTGCTCAAAGATCGGCTTTCCAAACTGGACCCTCGTGTGAGCATAATCAAGCGACATTTCCAATAATTTATCGCACGAGCCCAGATTCCGTGCGGCCAACCCGGCGCGTCCATTGGTCAATATTTTCAAGGCGTTTACATACCCTTGCCCTTCTTCTCCTAGCACATTTTCCGCAGGGACTTCACAATCCTCAAAAAATAGCTCAGCCGAATGCGACCCGTGTAGCCCCATCTTTTTTTCTTTTTTCCCTACGTGAAAGCCAGGGAAATCCCTCTCTACGATAAAGGAAGTGATCCCCTTCGACCCTTTCGTAGGGTCTGTCACTGCCATGACCGTAAAGATGTCTGCGATAAAAGCATTCGTAATATAGTGCTTGCTGCCATTGAGGATGTACTTGTCGCCCTTTTTCACAGCGGTCGTCCGCAGATTGGTCGCATTAGACCCAGCGCTTGGTTCTGTCAAAGCAAAAGCGCCGATCCGCTGACCAGATGCCATATCAGGCAGATACTTTCGCTTTTGCGCTTCATTTCCGATCTCTACGATACCGACGGAGCCGATCCCTATGTGCCCGCCAATGACGGTCGTATAGCCATTGTGCGTACGTCCCAACTCTTCTGATGCCGCACATTTTCCGACCATCCCTACTCCTAATCCGCCGTACTCTTCCGGTATGCTGAGGCCAAACAGCCCCATTTCCTTTGACATCTCCATGATTTTCTCGGGAATTTCATCTTTTTCTTCGATTTCCATCGCGTATGGCTCCACTTCGTGATCGATAAACTCGCGTATGCCTCGTTTCAACGACAGGATC
This is a stretch of genomic DNA from Brevibacillus choshinensis. It encodes these proteins:
- a CDS encoding acyl-CoA dehydrogenase family protein, whose translation is MDFRLSDEILSLKRGIREFIDHEVEPYAMEIEEKDEIPEKIMEMSKEMGLFGLSIPEEYGGLGVGMVGKCAASEELGRTHNGYTTVIGGHIGIGSVGIVEIGNEAQKRKYLPDMASGQRIGAFALTEPSAGSNATNLRTTAVKKGDKYILNGSKHYITNAFIADIFTVMAVTDPTKGSKGITSFIVERDFPGFHVGKKEKKMGLHGSHSAELFFEDCEVPAENVLGEEGQGYVNALKILTNGRAGLAARNLGSCDKLLEMSLDYAHTRVQFGKPIFEQQIIQHYLAEMAMETEALRSMVYRVAWMVDQQMKVIKEAAMVKLLGSETYNRVADKAVQIHGGVGYIAEYPIERFYRDARITRIYEGTSEIQKNIIAAQLHEKYK